The proteins below are encoded in one region of Nonomuraea helvata:
- a CDS encoding ATP-binding cassette domain-containing protein, producing the protein MRTFVSVTGLRKSYGAHRVLDGIDLSIPQGTVFSLLGPNGAGKTTTVQILSTLIKADAGEIWVAGHDLAKEPDKVRAAIGVTGQFSAVDSFLTGEENLRLMADLLHLGRAKGGGRVRELLERFDLTDAARKPAVTYSGGMRRRLDLAMTMVGTPRLIFLDEPTAGLDPRSRRIMWQIVRDLVQQDGVTIFLTTQYLEEADELADRIALLSQGRLVAEGTPEELKRMVPGGHIVVRFADPDGYRRAAGHVGATSSNDAALTVQIPDSGGVRTLRKLLEWLDTHAVDVAELSMHTPDLDDVFLTLTQEPSTKEPSR; encoded by the coding sequence ATGCGAACCTTCGTTTCGGTGACGGGGCTGCGTAAGTCCTACGGCGCCCACCGCGTCCTGGACGGCATCGACCTCAGCATCCCGCAGGGCACCGTCTTCTCGCTGCTCGGTCCGAACGGCGCGGGCAAGACCACCACAGTGCAGATCCTGTCCACCCTGATCAAGGCCGACGCGGGCGAGATCTGGGTGGCCGGGCACGACCTGGCCAAGGAACCCGACAAGGTGCGTGCCGCGATCGGCGTCACCGGCCAGTTCTCCGCGGTCGACAGCTTCCTCACCGGCGAGGAGAACCTGCGACTCATGGCCGACCTGCTCCACCTCGGCCGCGCCAAGGGCGGCGGGCGCGTCCGCGAACTGCTGGAGCGCTTCGACCTCACCGACGCCGCGCGCAAGCCCGCGGTCACCTACTCGGGCGGCATGCGCCGCCGGCTCGACCTCGCCATGACCATGGTCGGCACGCCCAGGCTCATCTTCCTCGACGAACCGACCGCAGGCCTGGACCCCCGCAGCCGCCGCATCATGTGGCAGATCGTCCGGGACCTCGTCCAGCAGGACGGCGTGACCATCTTCCTGACCACCCAATACCTGGAGGAGGCCGACGAACTCGCCGACCGCATCGCGCTGCTCAGCCAGGGCCGGCTGGTGGCCGAGGGCACCCCTGAGGAGCTCAAGCGCATGGTCCCCGGCGGCCACATCGTCGTACGATTCGCCGACCCCGACGGGTACCGCAGGGCGGCCGGCCACGTCGGCGCCACCTCCAGCAACGACGCGGCGCTCACCGTGCAGATCCCCGACTCCGGCGGAGTCAGGACGCTGAGGAAGCTCCTGGAGTGGCTGGACACGCATGCCGTCGACGTCGCCGAGCTGTCGATGCACACCCC